Proteins from one Gossypium raimondii isolate GPD5lz chromosome 8, ASM2569854v1, whole genome shotgun sequence genomic window:
- the LOC105793712 gene encoding probable methyltransferase At1g29790 has translation MGRSCFPRCGFARIIAWLQLVLGILVIVVSISSLFRFYSAGFFVHNEDICRHFYGPKDVYQGFDINDRIAEVLTTIENLHKKLEMNLQQMEKSKTRLEYKNYLEVEVLRPVYSAYTALKQLRLPKIGNGTVKEESLIDTFTTEEIRKYIAPKENRIGKINFYGTEKIYNTIGHACILMKKELEEYMDYDIGSYCKDDWNLAQKLMVNGCDPLPRRRCLTRASKVYQKPYPINESLWKLPDDRNVRWGNYQCRNFGCLSGKNPKRGYTKCIGCFEMEKEKLKWVTNTSLQVDFLIRDVLAIKPGQIRIGLDYGVGTGTFAARMRELNVTIVSTALNLGAPFNEIIALRGLIPLYATLNQRLPFFDNTMDLIHTTGFLDGWIDLLLMDFIIFDWDRVLRPGGLLWIDRFFCNKKDMEDYTYMFQQLRYKKHKWVIAPKSQHQVYLSAVLEKPPRAI, from the coding sequence ATGGGGAGATCATGTTTTCCAAGATGTGGATTTGCAAGAATAATAGCATGGCTTCAGCTTGTTTTGGGGATTCTTGTTATAGTTGTAAGTATATCAAGTCTCTTTAGGTTCTATTCTGCTGGATTTTTTGTGCACAATGAAGATATATGCCGCCATTTTTACGGTCCCAAGGATGTTTATCAAGGCTTCGATATAAACGATCGGATCGCGGAAGTACTAACAACGATTGAAAACTTGCACAAGAAGTTAGAGATGAATCTGCAGCAGATGGAGAAGAGCAAAACACGATTGGAGTATAAGAACTATTTGGAAGTGGAAGTTCTTAGGCCAGTTTATAGTGCTTACACTGCTCTTAAACAGCTTCGGCTACCTAAGATTGGGAACGGTACGGTGAAAGAGGAGTCGTTGATTGATACATTCACAACGGAAGAAATCCGGAAGTATATAGCCCCGAAAGAAAACAGAATTGGGAAGATCAATTTTTACGGAACCGAGAAGATATACAATACAATAGggcatgcatgtattttgatgaaGAAGGAACTTGAAGAGTACATGGATTATGATATAGGATCATATTGTAAAGATGACTGGAATTTAGCTCAGAAGCTTATGGTTAACGGTTGTGATCCGTTGCCTCGAAGGCGGTGCTTGACGAGAGCTTCCAAGGTGTACCAGAAGCCGTATCCCATCAACGAGTCTCTATGGAAGTTGCCTGATGACCGAAATGTAAGGTGGGGTAATTACCAGTGCAGGAATTTCGGTTGCTTGTCAGGCAAGAATCCGAAACGAGGTTACACAAAGTGTATCGGATGTTTCGAGATGGAAAAGGAGAAGCTTAAGTGGGTAACCAACACTTCCCTTCAAGTTGATTTCTTGATTAGAGATGTTCTAGCCATTAAACCGGGCCAGATAAGGATCGGTCTAGACTACGGTGTCGGCACCGGGACTTTCGCAGCAAGGATGCGAGAATTGAACGTAACGATTGTTTCAACCGCTTTGAACCTCGGGGCTCCTTTCAATGAGATCATTGCACTTAGGGGCCTAATTCCTTTGTATGCAACGTTGAACCAACGCCTTCCATTCTTCGACAACACGATGGACTTGATTCACACGACTGGGTTCTTGGACGGGTGGATCGACCTCCTGCTGATGGATTTCATAATTTTCGATTGGGACAGGGTGCTAAGACCAGGAGGACTGTTGTGGATAGACAGATTCTTTTGTAATAAAAAGGACATGGAGGACTACACGTACATGTTTCAGCAATTGAGATATAAGAAACACAAGTGGGTTATTGCTCCTAAATCACAACACCAAGTTTATCTTTCTGCTGTCTTAGAGAAACCTCCTCGAGCTATTTGA
- the LOC105792511 gene encoding F-box/FBD/LRR-repeat protein At4g26340 isoform X1 translates to MENMELHQLIKVKVEGEENRRDETSRLNDDILIRILGFLSFKEAVRSSAISRRWQHLWKYFSGCLSFKQTKPRLASWNLNVRTRAEIAETCEFIEWVNKYLNSNQASTIDEFRIDNFDLDKDSKAYVDEWVGIALQKKTKKLQLNFGPEYYSDVRWSSVDASRVAARCYCLTKETFSSALSGIHFLTCLSVKFVGVSDEMLEHIVSICPLLESLELDHSPQLTHPKVSALRLKHLNICHCEYFIESIEIYAPNLVSFDYTGKEIPLHIKYAPKLNQVCYDDGSRSAIQHLSIHLANYLPQLVTLSIGMSVVGVVNNFPKLTSLKHLRCDALTSDGNSLRCLTSLIEASPFLHKFVLEVSHGTGEIIKKIHPSEVRVMCRSVSGHPHEYIKEVEIVGFCGNKAEAEILTYLLKNAVMLETIRIEISGGTPKKNYAYPEEIKQMTNYMINHLIQNRSPPQLLFLLL, encoded by the exons ATGGAGAATATGGAACTCCATCAACTGATAAAG GTAAAAGTAGAAGGTGAGGAGAATAGGAGGGATGAAACAAGTAGATTAAATGATGATATTCTGATCAGAATACTGGGTTTTCTCAGCTTTAAAGAAGCAGTAAGAAGCAGCGCTATTTCACGCAGATGGCAGCATCTTTGGAAGTATTTTTCAGGTTGTTTAAGCTTCAAGCAAACCAAGCCTAGACTTGCTTCCTGGAACTTGAATGTTCGGACTCGGGCGGAAATTGCCGAAACGTGTGAGTTTATAGAGTGGGTCAATAAATATCTAAACTCAAATCAAGCTTCAACCATTGACGAATTTAGaattgataattttgatttagatAAAGATTCCAAAGCTTATGTGGATGAATGGGTTGGGATTGCATTGCAAAAGAAGACTAAAAAGCTTCAACTCAACTTTGGACCAGAATACTATAGTGACGTACGATGGAGTAGTGTAGATGCTAGTAGAGTAGCTGCTAGATGTTACTGCCTCACTAAAGAAACCTTTTCTTCAGCTTTATCTGGAATTCACTTCCTTACTTGTCTGTCTGTCAAATTTGTTGGGGTTAGCGATGAGATGTTGGAGCATATTGTTTCGATTTGTCCCTTACTCGAGAGCTTGGAGCTGGACCATTCACCACAGCTTACACATCCTAAAGTTTCAGCTTTGAGGTTGAAACACTTGAACATATGTCACTGTGAATACTTTATTGAAAGTATAGAGATTTATGCACCCAATTTGGTTTCATTTGATTACACTGGGAAGGAAATACCATTGCATATAAAGTATGCCCCCAAACTCAATCAAGTGTGCTATGATGATGGCTCACGCTCTGCTATTCAACATTTATCAATCCACCTGGCAAATTATCTTCCTCAGCTAGTGACTCTATCGATTGGGATGTCCGTTGTCGGg GTCGTAAACAACTTTCCCAAATTGACAAGTTTGAAGCACTTGCGGTGTGACGCTCTTACATCTGATGGAAATAGCCTGAGATGTTTGACATCGTTGATAGAGGCATCCCCTTTCTTGCACAAATTCGTACTGGAG GTTAGTCATGGTACTGGTGAGATTATTAAGAAGATTCACCCAAGTGAAGTGCGAGTTATGTGTAGGAGTGTGAGCGGGCATCCCCATGAGTATATAAAAGAGGTGGAAATAGTCGGCTTCTGTGGGAATAAAGCAGAAGCTGAAATTCTTACATATTTGCTTAAAAATGCAGTTATGCTTGAAACGATTCGTATAGAAATTAGTGGTGGCacaccaaaaaaaaactatgcaTATCCTGAGGAGATCAAGCAAATGACCAATTACATGATCAATCACCTCATCCAAAATCGATCCCCACCTCAATTACTTTTCCTACTTTTATAG
- the LOC105792511 gene encoding putative F-box/LRR-repeat protein At3g28410 isoform X2 has product MENMELHQLIKVKVEGEENRRDETSRLNDDILIRILGFLSFKEAVRSSAISRRWQHLWKYFSGCLSFKQTKPRLASWNLNVRTRAEIAETYKDSKAYVDEWVGIALQKKTKKLQLNFGPEYYSDVRWSSVDASRVAARCYCLTKETFSSALSGIHFLTCLSVKFVGVSDEMLEHIVSICPLLESLELDHSPQLTHPKVSALRLKHLNICHCEYFIESIEIYAPNLVSFDYTGKEIPLHIKYAPKLNQVCYDDGSRSAIQHLSIHLANYLPQLVTLSIGMSVVGVVNNFPKLTSLKHLRCDALTSDGNSLRCLTSLIEASPFLHKFVLEVSHGTGEIIKKIHPSEVRVMCRSVSGHPHEYIKEVEIVGFCGNKAEAEILTYLLKNAVMLETIRIEISGGTPKKNYAYPEEIKQMTNYMINHLIQNRSPPQLLFLLL; this is encoded by the exons ATGGAGAATATGGAACTCCATCAACTGATAAAG GTAAAAGTAGAAGGTGAGGAGAATAGGAGGGATGAAACAAGTAGATTAAATGATGATATTCTGATCAGAATACTGGGTTTTCTCAGCTTTAAAGAAGCAGTAAGAAGCAGCGCTATTTCACGCAGATGGCAGCATCTTTGGAAGTATTTTTCAGGTTGTTTAAGCTTCAAGCAAACCAAGCCTAGACTTGCTTCCTGGAACTTGAATGTTCGGACTCGGGCGGAAATTGCCGAAACGT atAAAGATTCCAAAGCTTATGTGGATGAATGGGTTGGGATTGCATTGCAAAAGAAGACTAAAAAGCTTCAACTCAACTTTGGACCAGAATACTATAGTGACGTACGATGGAGTAGTGTAGATGCTAGTAGAGTAGCTGCTAGATGTTACTGCCTCACTAAAGAAACCTTTTCTTCAGCTTTATCTGGAATTCACTTCCTTACTTGTCTGTCTGTCAAATTTGTTGGGGTTAGCGATGAGATGTTGGAGCATATTGTTTCGATTTGTCCCTTACTCGAGAGCTTGGAGCTGGACCATTCACCACAGCTTACACATCCTAAAGTTTCAGCTTTGAGGTTGAAACACTTGAACATATGTCACTGTGAATACTTTATTGAAAGTATAGAGATTTATGCACCCAATTTGGTTTCATTTGATTACACTGGGAAGGAAATACCATTGCATATAAAGTATGCCCCCAAACTCAATCAAGTGTGCTATGATGATGGCTCACGCTCTGCTATTCAACATTTATCAATCCACCTGGCAAATTATCTTCCTCAGCTAGTGACTCTATCGATTGGGATGTCCGTTGTCGGg GTCGTAAACAACTTTCCCAAATTGACAAGTTTGAAGCACTTGCGGTGTGACGCTCTTACATCTGATGGAAATAGCCTGAGATGTTTGACATCGTTGATAGAGGCATCCCCTTTCTTGCACAAATTCGTACTGGAG GTTAGTCATGGTACTGGTGAGATTATTAAGAAGATTCACCCAAGTGAAGTGCGAGTTATGTGTAGGAGTGTGAGCGGGCATCCCCATGAGTATATAAAAGAGGTGGAAATAGTCGGCTTCTGTGGGAATAAAGCAGAAGCTGAAATTCTTACATATTTGCTTAAAAATGCAGTTATGCTTGAAACGATTCGTATAGAAATTAGTGGTGGCacaccaaaaaaaaactatgcaTATCCTGAGGAGATCAAGCAAATGACCAATTACATGATCAATCACCTCATCCAAAATCGATCCCCACCTCAATTACTTTTCCTACTTTTATAG
- the LOC105792510 gene encoding putative protease Do-like 14 isoform X1, with product MDHFLRKASFSSGSKSIVRIIAIGAASAGLLYLNNNPDSKATVKLSIPTILREHLAFQGHPSFVSSDHWQFGKLPLFLSRVDPALAGDVTKGAPVAVGDGGKPSCGCLGRDFIANAAAKIAPAVVNLSVQQDLYGFTTVRSMCSGTIIDADGTILTCAHGVVDSQGRQLTTKGKIDVTLQDGRTFEGTVVNSDLHSDIAIVKIKSKTPLPTAKLGSSSKLRPGDWVIAMGTPLSLQNTVTAGIVSCVDRKSSDLGLGGMRREYLQTDCAINAGNSGGPLVNIDGEIVGVNIMKVAAADGLSFSIPIDSVSKIIEHFKKSGRVIRPWLGLKMLDLNELIISQLKERDAKFPEVEKGILVPMVTPGSPADRAGFHPGDVVIEFDGKPVQSIKEIVEIMDDRIGKPLNVVVKRANNEVVKLTVIPEEANPDM from the exons ATGGATCATTTTCTG AGAAAAGCTTCATTTTCTTCTGGTAGCAAGTCCATAGTTCGGATCATAGCCATTGGTGCTGCTAGTGCCGGTCTTCTTTACTTGAACAACAACCCAGATTCGA AAGCAACTGTGAAACTATCAATTCCTACAATATTGCGTGAACACCTCGCATTTCAAGGACACCCTTCTTTTGTTTCATCTGATCATTGGCAATTTG GAAAACTTCCATTATTTTTATCGAGAGTTGATCCGGCTCTAGCCGGAGATGTCACAAAGGGAGCTCCGGTAGCGGTTGGAGATGGGGGAAAACCAAGTTGTGGATGTTTAGGTAGAGATTTTATTGCCAATGCAGCTGCAAAGATTGCTCCTGCTGTTGTCAATCTGTCTGTTCAACAAG ATTTATATGGGTTTACAACCGTGAGGAGTATGTGTTCTGGAACTATTATTGATGCCGATGGTACTATTTTAACATGTGCTCATGGTGTAGTTGATTCTCAAGGCAGACAACTAACAACCAAGGGAAAG ATTGATGTCACTTTGCAAGATGGCCGAACATTTGAAGGTACAGTAGTTAATTCTGATTTACATTCTGATATTGCAATAGTCAAGATCAAATCAAAAACTCCACTTCCAACTGCAAAACTTGGCTCATCAAGCAAGCTTCGCCCTGGGGATTGGGTGATAGCTATGGGTACTCCGCTTAGCCTTCAGAATACTGTCACTGCGGGTATTGTGAG CTGTGTTGATCGTAAAAGCAGTGATTTGGGTCTTGGAGGGATGCGCAGAGAGTATTTACAAACTGATTGTGCAATCAATGCT GGAAATTCTGGTGGCCCCCTTGTTAATATTGATGGAGAGATTGTCGGAGTTAATATTATGAAAGTAGCAGCTGCGGATGGATTGAGTTTTTCTATACCAATTGACTCGGTTTCTAAAATTATAGAGCATTTCAAGAAGAGTGG GAGAGTTATACGGCCTTGGCTTGGATTAAAAATGCTTGATCTTAATGAGCTAATCATCTCTCAGCTTAAAGAAAGAGATGCCAAATTTCCCGAAGTTGAGAAAGGCATTCTTGTGCCTATG GTAACCCCAGGTTCTCCAGCTGATCGTGCTGGATTCCATCCAGGTGATGTTGTTATTGAATTCGACGGGAAACCAGTTCAAAGTATCAAGGAG ATTGTTGAGATAATGGATGATAGAATCGGAAAACCATTGAATGTTGTTGTAAAGAGAGCAAATAATGAAGTGGTGAAATTGACAGTGATCCCAGAGGAAGCAAATCCAGATATGTGA
- the LOC105792510 gene encoding putative protease Do-like 14 isoform X2 has protein sequence MDHFLRKASFSSGSKSIVRIIAIGAASAGLLYLNNNPDSTTVKLSIPTILREHLAFQGHPSFVSSDHWQFGKLPLFLSRVDPALAGDVTKGAPVAVGDGGKPSCGCLGRDFIANAAAKIAPAVVNLSVQQDLYGFTTVRSMCSGTIIDADGTILTCAHGVVDSQGRQLTTKGKIDVTLQDGRTFEGTVVNSDLHSDIAIVKIKSKTPLPTAKLGSSSKLRPGDWVIAMGTPLSLQNTVTAGIVSCVDRKSSDLGLGGMRREYLQTDCAINAGNSGGPLVNIDGEIVGVNIMKVAAADGLSFSIPIDSVSKIIEHFKKSGRVIRPWLGLKMLDLNELIISQLKERDAKFPEVEKGILVPMVTPGSPADRAGFHPGDVVIEFDGKPVQSIKEIVEIMDDRIGKPLNVVVKRANNEVVKLTVIPEEANPDM, from the exons ATGGATCATTTTCTG AGAAAAGCTTCATTTTCTTCTGGTAGCAAGTCCATAGTTCGGATCATAGCCATTGGTGCTGCTAGTGCCGGTCTTCTTTACTTGAACAACAACCCAGATTCGA CAACTGTGAAACTATCAATTCCTACAATATTGCGTGAACACCTCGCATTTCAAGGACACCCTTCTTTTGTTTCATCTGATCATTGGCAATTTG GAAAACTTCCATTATTTTTATCGAGAGTTGATCCGGCTCTAGCCGGAGATGTCACAAAGGGAGCTCCGGTAGCGGTTGGAGATGGGGGAAAACCAAGTTGTGGATGTTTAGGTAGAGATTTTATTGCCAATGCAGCTGCAAAGATTGCTCCTGCTGTTGTCAATCTGTCTGTTCAACAAG ATTTATATGGGTTTACAACCGTGAGGAGTATGTGTTCTGGAACTATTATTGATGCCGATGGTACTATTTTAACATGTGCTCATGGTGTAGTTGATTCTCAAGGCAGACAACTAACAACCAAGGGAAAG ATTGATGTCACTTTGCAAGATGGCCGAACATTTGAAGGTACAGTAGTTAATTCTGATTTACATTCTGATATTGCAATAGTCAAGATCAAATCAAAAACTCCACTTCCAACTGCAAAACTTGGCTCATCAAGCAAGCTTCGCCCTGGGGATTGGGTGATAGCTATGGGTACTCCGCTTAGCCTTCAGAATACTGTCACTGCGGGTATTGTGAG CTGTGTTGATCGTAAAAGCAGTGATTTGGGTCTTGGAGGGATGCGCAGAGAGTATTTACAAACTGATTGTGCAATCAATGCT GGAAATTCTGGTGGCCCCCTTGTTAATATTGATGGAGAGATTGTCGGAGTTAATATTATGAAAGTAGCAGCTGCGGATGGATTGAGTTTTTCTATACCAATTGACTCGGTTTCTAAAATTATAGAGCATTTCAAGAAGAGTGG GAGAGTTATACGGCCTTGGCTTGGATTAAAAATGCTTGATCTTAATGAGCTAATCATCTCTCAGCTTAAAGAAAGAGATGCCAAATTTCCCGAAGTTGAGAAAGGCATTCTTGTGCCTATG GTAACCCCAGGTTCTCCAGCTGATCGTGCTGGATTCCATCCAGGTGATGTTGTTATTGAATTCGACGGGAAACCAGTTCAAAGTATCAAGGAG ATTGTTGAGATAATGGATGATAGAATCGGAAAACCATTGAATGTTGTTGTAAAGAGAGCAAATAATGAAGTGGTGAAATTGACAGTGATCCCAGAGGAAGCAAATCCAGATATGTGA